The Ancylobacter sp. WKF20 genome contains a region encoding:
- a CDS encoding SDR family NAD(P)-dependent oxidoreductase, whose protein sequence is MTQRVLVTGGGRGVGAAIVRAAALAGFHVVFTVRTAAAEAEALIADIKAEKPDASLEVRALDLADKDAVEAFAAQVAEEPAYFGFVHNAGMSYDTLAAMVDQTKAEQLMQVNYWSFVRIAGALIRPMTRARAGRIVAIGSIAADVANAGNAIYAGSKAALAGYCRTLAIETARRGVTVNVVAPGFVDTAMLAPYAAYRANVEKQIPAGRFAAPGDVGAVVGFLLSPGAAYVTGATLPVDGGLTAALAIQR, encoded by the coding sequence ATGACCCAGCGTGTTCTCGTCACCGGCGGCGGGCGCGGCGTCGGCGCGGCCATTGTGCGCGCCGCGGCGCTTGCCGGCTTTCACGTCGTCTTCACCGTCCGCACCGCCGCGGCGGAAGCCGAGGCGCTGATCGCCGACATCAAGGCCGAGAAGCCGGACGCCTCGCTCGAGGTGCGCGCGCTCGACCTCGCCGACAAGGACGCGGTCGAGGCCTTCGCCGCACAGGTGGCGGAGGAGCCGGCCTATTTCGGCTTCGTCCATAATGCCGGCATGAGCTACGACACGCTGGCGGCGATGGTCGACCAGACCAAGGCCGAGCAGCTCATGCAGGTCAATTACTGGTCCTTCGTGCGCATCGCCGGCGCGCTGATCCGGCCGATGACGCGCGCCCGCGCCGGGCGCATCGTCGCCATCGGCTCGATCGCGGCGGATGTCGCCAATGCCGGCAACGCCATCTATGCCGGCTCCAAGGCCGCGCTTGCCGGCTATTGCCGCACGCTGGCCATCGAGACGGCGCGGCGCGGCGTCACGGTCAACGTCGTCGCCCCCGGCTTCGTCGACACGGCGATGCTGGCGCCCTACGCGGCCTATCGCGCCAATGTCGAGAAGCAGATTCCGGCCGGGCGCTTCGCGGCGCCCGGGGATGTGGGGGCCGTGGTCGGCTTCCTGCTCTCCCCCGGTGCCGCCTATGTGACCGGCGCGACCCTCCCGGTGGATGGCGGTCTCACCGCCGCACTAGCCATCCAGCGCTGA
- a CDS encoding zinc-binding dehydrogenase, with product MRALQLVSDRELKLVDLPEPDAPAPGEVQVAVKALALNHIDVWGWRGMAFAKRKMPLVVGAEAVGEVVATGEGVTRFKKGSKVAMYGALTCGQCRMCKSGRDNLCEEVAGVMGFHVDGFARDTLNIKDRLCVPIPDGISWVDAATAPVTFSTVEHMLFDNAKLEPGETVLVHAAGSGIGTVAIRMAKEIGCTVITTAGDDEKCAKAKALGADHVINYKTERFEHEVRKITKKKGVDVVFEHVGAETWNGSLLSMRPGARLVTCGSTSGVSVNMNLMQLFQRQYRIIGSFGAPIRAIADGLKRMERGVLPVIDSQYPLEQFGAGLERLETRRVFGKVVITF from the coding sequence ATGCGCGCGCTGCAACTGGTTTCCGACCGTGAACTCAAGCTCGTCGACCTGCCGGAGCCGGATGCTCCGGCGCCGGGCGAGGTTCAGGTCGCCGTCAAGGCGCTGGCGCTGAACCATATCGACGTCTGGGGCTGGCGCGGCATGGCCTTCGCCAAGCGCAAGATGCCGCTGGTCGTCGGCGCCGAGGCGGTCGGCGAAGTCGTCGCCACCGGCGAGGGCGTGACCCGCTTCAAGAAGGGCTCGAAGGTCGCCATGTATGGCGCCCTCACCTGCGGCCAATGCCGCATGTGCAAGTCCGGCCGCGACAATCTCTGCGAGGAAGTCGCCGGCGTCATGGGCTTCCATGTCGATGGCTTTGCCCGCGACACGCTGAACATCAAGGACCGGCTCTGCGTGCCGATCCCGGACGGCATCTCCTGGGTGGACGCGGCCACCGCGCCCGTCACCTTCTCCACCGTCGAGCACATGCTGTTCGACAATGCCAAGCTCGAGCCCGGCGAGACCGTGCTGGTCCACGCCGCCGGCTCCGGCATCGGCACGGTGGCGATCCGCATGGCCAAGGAGATCGGCTGCACGGTCATCACCACGGCGGGCGATGACGAGAAGTGCGCCAAGGCCAAGGCGCTCGGCGCCGACCATGTCATCAACTACAAGACCGAGCGCTTCGAGCACGAGGTCCGCAAGATCACCAAGAAGAAGGGCGTGGACGTCGTCTTCGAGCATGTCGGCGCCGAGACCTGGAACGGCTCGCTGCTCTCCATGCGGCCGGGCGCGCGCCTCGTCACCTGCGGCTCGACCTCGGGCGTGTCGGTGAACATGAACCTGATGCAGCTCTTCCAGCGCCAGTACCGCATCATCGGCTCCTTCGGCGCGCCGATCCGCGCCATTGCCGACGGTCTGAAGCGCATGGAGCGCGGCGTGCTGCCGGTCATCGATTCGCAGTACCCGCTGGAGCAGTTCGGCGCCGGGCTGGAGCGGCTGGAAACCCGCCGGGTCTTCGGCAAGGTGGTCATCACCTTCTGA
- a CDS encoding lipid A biosynthesis lauroyl acyltransferase — protein sequence MSTDTSPRKPWSLRIRDGFLSAGVWTLTRLLRMQNPQFSAWVGSFWARAIGPFTPIHKAALKNLALAYPEKTEAERQAIARGMWDNLGRMAGEFVHLDRIWQYNMWEPAKSRIETTGVSNFVAMRIDGKPALVFTAHLANWELPAIAAAAQGLDSAVLFRAPDNTFFADLLFGARSQVMGNLVAASHVAVFELAAVLDQGKHLGILVDQARKGGPIVQFFGRPCTTNPTIARLARLYECPVHGVRVIRLPEGRFRIQCTPALNLPRDAKGKIDVDGSMQMITSVVEGWVREHPEQWTWFYRRWRI from the coding sequence ATGAGCACGGACACCTCGCCGCGCAAGCCGTGGAGCCTTCGCATCCGCGATGGCTTCCTCTCGGCCGGCGTGTGGACGCTCACGCGCCTGTTGCGGATGCAGAACCCGCAATTCTCCGCCTGGGTCGGCAGCTTCTGGGCCCGCGCCATCGGTCCCTTCACGCCGATCCACAAGGCGGCGTTGAAAAACCTCGCCCTCGCCTACCCGGAGAAAACCGAGGCCGAGCGCCAGGCCATCGCGCGGGGCATGTGGGACAATCTCGGCCGCATGGCCGGCGAGTTCGTCCATCTCGACCGCATCTGGCAGTACAATATGTGGGAGCCGGCCAAGAGCCGGATCGAGACCACCGGCGTCTCCAACTTCGTCGCCATGCGCATCGACGGCAAGCCGGCGCTGGTGTTCACCGCGCATCTGGCGAACTGGGAACTGCCGGCCATCGCCGCCGCCGCGCAGGGGCTGGACAGCGCCGTGCTGTTCCGCGCGCCGGACAACACCTTCTTCGCCGACCTGCTGTTCGGCGCCCGCAGCCAGGTGATGGGCAACCTCGTCGCCGCCTCGCATGTCGCGGTGTTCGAGCTCGCGGCGGTGCTGGACCAGGGCAAGCATCTCGGCATCCTCGTCGATCAGGCGCGCAAGGGCGGGCCGATCGTGCAGTTCTTCGGCCGGCCCTGCACCACCAACCCCACCATCGCCCGCCTCGCCCGGCTCTATGAATGCCCGGTGCACGGCGTGCGCGTCATCCGCCTGCCGGAAGGACGCTTCCGCATCCAGTGCACCCCCGCTCTCAATCTGCCGCGCGACGCCAAGGGCAAGATCGACGTGGACGGCTCGATGCAGATGATCACCTCGGTCGTCGAGGGCTGGGTCC
- a CDS encoding beta-ketoacyl-ACP synthase, protein MASYTDKAGRPIVVVTGMGLVTSLGQGKTDNWAKLTAGKSGIHRITRFPLDALRTTIAGTVDYLSESGRTAPDLSEELAQLAAEEAISESGIGSKGDFPGPLFCAVPPIELEWPQRRILGQEAAANGPISYDDLLRAAEANGHDAWHERFLYGSIADHLADRFGTRGQPISLSTACASGNTSIQLAVEAIRRGDCDAALSIATDGSVTAEALIRFSLLSALSTNNEVPEAASRPFAKNRDGFIIAEGAGALVMESMESAVARGAKILGVIEGVGEMADSFHRTRSSPDAKPVIGCMRRALADAAVTPDEIDYINAHGTSTPENDRMEFTGMTAVFGERLAGIPLSSNKSMIGHTLTAAGAIEAVISLLTIQNGRIPPTINYELPDPAIPLDVVPNVARDAQVNRIMSNSFGFGGQNVCLIMKGSPA, encoded by the coding sequence ATGGCGTCCTATACCGACAAGGCCGGCCGGCCGATCGTCGTCGTTACCGGCATGGGCCTGGTCACGTCGCTTGGTCAGGGCAAGACGGACAACTGGGCGAAGCTCACGGCCGGCAAGTCCGGCATTCATCGCATCACCCGCTTCCCGCTTGATGCGCTGAGGACCACCATCGCCGGTACGGTCGACTACCTCTCCGAGAGCGGGCGCACCGCGCCGGACCTCTCCGAGGAACTGGCCCAGCTCGCGGCGGAAGAAGCGATCAGCGAATCGGGGATCGGCTCCAAGGGCGACTTCCCCGGCCCGCTGTTCTGCGCCGTGCCGCCGATCGAGCTGGAATGGCCGCAGCGCCGCATCCTCGGCCAGGAAGCCGCCGCCAACGGGCCGATCTCCTATGACGACCTGCTGCGCGCCGCCGAGGCCAATGGCCACGACGCCTGGCACGAGCGCTTCCTCTACGGCTCGATCGCCGATCATCTCGCCGACCGTTTCGGCACGCGCGGCCAGCCGATCTCGCTGTCCACCGCCTGCGCCTCCGGCAACACCTCGATCCAGCTCGCGGTCGAGGCGATCCGTCGCGGCGATTGCGACGCGGCGCTGTCCATCGCCACCGATGGCTCGGTGACCGCCGAGGCGCTCATCCGCTTCTCGCTGCTGTCGGCTCTGTCGACCAATAACGAAGTGCCGGAAGCCGCCTCCCGCCCCTTCGCCAAGAACCGAGACGGCTTCATCATCGCCGAGGGCGCGGGCGCCCTGGTGATGGAGAGCATGGAAAGTGCGGTCGCGCGCGGGGCGAAAATCCTCGGCGTGATCGAGGGTGTCGGCGAGATGGCCGACAGCTTCCACCGCACCCGCTCCTCGCCGGACGCCAAGCCGGTCATCGGCTGCATGCGCCGGGCGCTGGCCGACGCGGCCGTGACGCCGGACGAGATCGACTACATCAACGCCCATGGCACCTCGACGCCCGAGAACGATCGCATGGAGTTCACCGGCATGACCGCCGTGTTCGGCGAGCGTCTGGCGGGCATTCCGCTGTCGTCCAACAAGTCGATGATCGGCCACACGCTCACCGCCGCCGGCGCCATCGAGGCGGTGATCTCGCTGCTCACCATCCAGAATGGCCGCATCCCGCCGACCATCAATTACGAGCTGCCGGACCCGGCCATTCCGCTCGACGTGGTGCCGAATGTCGCGCGCGATGCGCAGGTGAACCGCATCATGTCGAACTCCTTCGGTTTCGGCGGGCAGAATGTCTGCCTGATCATGAAGGGCTCGCCGGCGTGA